A stretch of DNA from Pseudoalteromonas ruthenica:
GTATAGGTTGGCTCTGTGAGGACAGCCTAAGCATTGGTATTACGGCGTATTAGCGCTAGACTAGGGCTCTTGTAATATCATCGTCGGAGTTAACGTGGGTACTGAAGTTGTTAATATTTTAACCATGGCAAAGGTCATTCAAACAGCCGTCGCTCCGGTATTTCTAATCACAGGGATTGCGGCCACCCTTGGGGTACTATCAAACCGCTTGGCGCGGATCACCGACCGTGCTCGTGCCTTGGAGAGAAAACTAAAAATCAGCAGCGATGAAGAGTTTAATCGCTCACTAGCAACTGAGCTGCGCGCCCTGTTAAAGCGTGCGCGTTGTATTCATATCGCTTTTAGTTTCAGTGTGCTCAGCGCCACCTTAGTGAGCGCTGTCGTTATGCTGTTGTTTATGGCAAATATCCAAGCCATTAACCTTGGTACTGCTATTGCTGGGTGCTTTATGGTCGCGATGCTGCTGCTTATATTGGCATTTATCGCGTTATTAGGAGAAGTCTTTTTAGCGACTAGAAGTATGCGCAGAGGCATGATATTCGCAGACATTGATCTCGGAGAATAACCACAATTGCACATACCTTCAGCGTTTAGTAGGACTTATTAGTCATTGCAGCGATTATTAGCACACTTGCTCTTGTGTTCACTGCCCTGCTTAGGTAAAAAGAAGGTTGTTTTACGAAAAGGGGCAAATGGAATGAAACTAAAAACATTATTGGCGGCGACTCTGATCGCCACATCGGGTTCAGCACTAGCAAACTCCGTGTTCGAGAAGCCGGAAGATGCGATTGAGTATCGGCAGTCGGTCTTTTCATTGATCCGGGTGCAAATTGGTGACATGGGCGACATGCTTAAGGGTAAGGTTCCTTTTGACGCGGCACGCTTTCAACAACGCGCAGATAACGCTGCAGCGCTATCACAAATGCCTTGGGAAGCGTTCACTGCGGGCTCAGATCAGGGTAATACCGATGCCTTAGCAGCCATCTGGGAAGACAAGGCCACCTTTGATAAAAAAGCCAACTCCTTTGCGCAATATGCCCAAGAACTTGCTGTTGCTGCTAAAAGTGGTGATAAGAAGCAAATCGCTCCTGCTTTTAAAAACTGGGCGAAAGGCTGTAAAGATTGCCACAAGTCATTTAAAGACTAAACAAACCCGCTCATGGCGGTATCAACCAGTATGAAGCTCAAGCTGATTACCATGCTGGAACACCTATAAAAAACGGCGCCTTCAGGCGCCGTTTTTATGTCCATAGCTCAACGAATTAGCTGCGACGACGACGCAACCACATGAGTGGTGCCATCAGTAGCGCTAGCCACCCTAATGAGCCCGAGCTAGTGCTCTTCTTCACAGGAACTTGAGGCTGTGGTTCTGGTTGCTCAGATGCTTCATCAGCTAGGTTAGTGACATTGACCATCACCGTTGCCGTGTTAGAAATATTGCCGCTGGTATCTGTGGCAACAACTTCAAACATTACCTGTTCAAGACCACTGTCGTAATCAAGCTGTTCGGCATTGGCCACAACGACCTCACCATCGCTGTTGATATCAACGGCGGTCGAGCTTGAGCTCACAACAATAAACTCTGAAATAGCGCCAGCAAAGGTCGCATTTCGCTCAGCGGTAAGTGTACCAATAACCGTACCTTGTTCGGTGTTTTCATCTACCGAGAACTGCGCATCAGCCAAACTAGGCGCCACTTGCATATCATTGCGCGGTGAGGTGACAACGGCTTTGGCGCCATTGGTAGATAGAATAGTGAAGTTAGCATCAGCAAATAAGAACTGTGCACTTTCCCCAGGAGCAATACTCTGTACTTCATCACCCTGAGCATCTACTGCCATTGCCACAATTTGTGCAGGTGCGAAGTTATAGTTACCTTGAGCAGTATCAACGGCGTTACTGCCACCTGTTGGGAAGTTATCAGGTGCGGTTCTGAAACGTACCGTAGCATTGACATTGCCCAAGTCCGCCGCAGTCAGACCATAATCACCAATACAATTTTGCAGTG
This window harbors:
- a CDS encoding c-type cytochrome — encoded protein: MKLKTLLAATLIATSGSALANSVFEKPEDAIEYRQSVFSLIRVQIGDMGDMLKGKVPFDAARFQQRADNAAALSQMPWEAFTAGSDQGNTDALAAIWEDKATFDKKANSFAQYAQELAVAAKSGDKKQIAPAFKNWAKGCKDCHKSFKD
- a CDS encoding DUF2721 domain-containing protein, translating into MGTEVVNILTMAKVIQTAVAPVFLITGIAATLGVLSNRLARITDRARALERKLKISSDEEFNRSLATELRALLKRARCIHIAFSFSVLSATLVSAVVMLLFMANIQAINLGTAIAGCFMVAMLLLILAFIALLGEVFLATRSMRRGMIFADIDLGE